From the genome of Pelobates fuscus isolate aPelFus1 chromosome 6, aPelFus1.pri, whole genome shotgun sequence, one region includes:
- the SPR gene encoding sepiapterin reductase: MSEYGAPSTQGSLGRVICILSGASRGFGRSLALQLCSRFLPGSEMLLLSRSQDAMRWLAGELGQSCPGVSVHWETADLSTQEGIARAGTAAKELQGHQTADRLFIINNAGSLGDVSKLFVEFTDPSEVNKYLFFNVSSALCLTSSLLKTFPARPGLQRVVVNVSSLAALQPFKSWSLYCTGKAARDMMFRVLAEEDTDLRVLNYAPGPLDTDMHKLARTETGDHELRMRMIELKTDGKLIDCKDSAMKMVEILQADSYQSGAHVDFADEDE, from the exons ATGTCGGAGTACGGGGCCCCCAGCACGCAGGGCAGCCTGGGCCGGGTGATCTGCATCCTGAGCGGGGCCTCCCGGGGGTTCGGCCGCAGCCTGGCCCTCCAGCTGTGCAGCCGCTTCCTGCCCGGCTCCGAGATGCTGCTGCTGTCCCGCTCCCAGGATGCCATGCGCTGGCTGGCGGGGGAGCTGGGGCAGAGCTGCCCGGGGGTCAGTGTGCACTGGGAGACCGCCGACCTCAGCACCCAGGAGGGCATCGCCAGGGCGGGCACCGCGGCCAAGGAGCTACAGGGACACCAGACCGCAGACAGACTGTTCATCATCAACAATGCAG GATCTCTTGGAGATGTCAGCAAACTTTTTGTGGAGTTTACGGATCCCAGTGAAGTGAACAAGTACCTCTTCTTCAATGTGTCCTCCGCATTGTGCCTCACATCATCCCTCCTGAAGACTTTCCCGGCCAGGCCAGGTCTTCAGAGAGTGGTGGTGAATGTCTCATCACTTGCTGCTCTCCAGCCATTTAAATCCTGGTCGTTGTACTGCACAGGGAAGGCAGCGCGGGATATGATGTTCAGAGTGCTTGCTGAAGAGGATACAGATCTTCGGGTTCTCAATTATGCCCCAG GACCCCTGGACACGGACATGCATAAGCTGGCTCGTACAGAGACTGGTGACCACGAGTTACGTATGCGCATGATCGAGCTGAAGACTGATGGGAAATTAATAGACTGCAAGGATTCTGCCATGAAGATGGTGGAGATTCTTCAAGCTGACTCATATCAATCTGGTGCTCATGTTGATTTCGCTGATGAAGATGAATAG